Proteins found in one Miscanthus floridulus cultivar M001 chromosome 4, ASM1932011v1, whole genome shotgun sequence genomic segment:
- the LOC136550320 gene encoding fasciclin-like arabinogalactan protein 13 yields MKMYRVQAARMSYVVLALLAISAVVSTEATGVVDAPSPAPSGPLNLTEILRKGTQYNAFIRLLKDVTSLLDSDRNADGLTVLAPTDAAFAGLRPGTLNRMDAQAQAQLVLFHILPKYYTFVSFQTTTNPVRTQASGQHGVYTVNVTSGGERQVNVSSGLMEAMLGKTLYSAYPLAVYSVDKVLLSPALFGRSAVNDGAEAPAAASKPQKQAPSSTAVDDQAPANEADATAAGADTTRTRWLLASAATASAVVLSLLSC; encoded by the exons ATGAAAATGTATCGCGTCCAAGCTGCAAGGATGTCTTATGTTGTGCTAGCCCTACTAGCCATCTCTGCCGTTGTCTCGACGGAGGCAACAGGCGTCGTCGACGCGCCGAGTCCAGCTCCGTCGGGGCCTCTCAATCTGACGGAGATCCTCAGGAAGGGCACCCAGTACAACGCGTTCATTCGCCTGCTCAAGGAT GTGACCAGCCTGCTCGACAGCGACCGGAACGCCGACGGCCTGACGGTGCTGGCCCCGACCGACGCGGCGTTCGCGGGTCTCAGGCCAGGCACGCTCAACCGGATGGAcgcgcaggcgcaggcgcagctGGTGCTGTTCCACATCCTGCCCAAGTACTACACCTTCGTGTCGTTCCAGACCACCACCAACCCCGTGCGCACGCAGGCCTCCGGCCAGCACGGCGTGTACACCGTAAACGTCACCAGCGGCGGCGAGCGTCAGGTCAACGTGTCGTCGGGGCTCATGGAGGCCATGCTAGGGAAGACGCTCTACTCGGCGTACCCACTGGCGGTGTACTCCGTGGACAAGGTCCTGCTCTCGCCGGCGCTCTTCGGCCGCAGCGCCGTGAACGATGGAGCCGAGGCACCGGCGGCGGCTTCAAAACCGCAGAAGCAAGCGCCTTCTTCGACGGCGGTTGATGATCAAGCTCCTGCTAATGAGGCTGACGCCACGGCCGCGGGGGCAGATACCACAAGGACCAGGTGGCTGCTGGCTTCTGCTGCTACCGCGTCCGCGGTCGTGCTCAGCCTGCTCTCATGCTAA